A single region of the Chryseobacterium sp. 6424 genome encodes:
- a CDS encoding outer membrane beta-barrel protein, protein MTKIFTIAMLGASIFASAQLSFAGKANVLIPTSSATWKNFKDATNTAISEKGKNITGFNIGLSLKADLPMSLYLMPEIYYSTFKNEATVTDVTGQETTLEAKTNRIDVPVLLGYRLLGNTLSAFIGPVGTFNLSKGDNFRSFVEQVKTKDFTVGYQFGLQSELKNLIVSAKYEGAFSKDQREFVTTVADENQQIVYDNRPSLFMLGLGYKF, encoded by the coding sequence ATGACTAAAATATTCACCATAGCGATGCTGGGAGCCAGCATTTTTGCCTCGGCACAGCTTTCATTCGCCGGAAAAGCCAACGTACTTATCCCGACAAGTTCCGCTACCTGGAAAAATTTTAAAGATGCCACCAATACTGCTATTTCTGAAAAAGGCAAGAACATCACCGGCTTCAATATAGGCCTTTCCCTAAAGGCAGATTTGCCCATGTCACTTTATCTGATGCCCGAGATTTATTATTCTACCTTTAAAAATGAAGCAACTGTTACGGATGTTACGGGCCAGGAAACTACCCTGGAAGCCAAAACAAACCGAATTGATGTACCCGTTTTGTTAGGGTACAGATTATTGGGGAATACATTAAGCGCTTTTATAGGACCCGTTGGTACTTTTAACTTAAGCAAAGGAGATAATTTCCGTAGTTTTGTAGAACAGGTAAAAACCAAAGACTTCACAGTGGGCTATCAATTTGGTCTGCAAAGCGAACTTAAAAACCTGATCGTTTCAGCCAAATACGAAGGAGCTTTCTCTAAGGACCAACGAGAATTTGTAACGACTGTCGCAGATGAGAACCAACAAATAGTGTATGATAACCGCCCCAGCCTGTTCATGCTAGGCCTTGGCTATAAGTTTTAA
- a CDS encoding ABC transporter ATP-binding protein codes for MIEVKDLKKSFDGIEVLKGISTTFETGKVNLIIGQSGSGKTVFLKSLLNVFQPTSGEILFDGRNINNMSREEKQGLRSEIGTVFQGSALFDSMTVEENIAFPLDMFTNLSYREKKRRVLEVIGRVHLEKANRKYPSEISGGMQKRVAIARAIVNNPKYLFCDEPNSGLDPYTSNIIDDLLMEITKEYNTTTIINSHDMNSVMTIGEKIVYLRLGIKEWEGNKDILINAGNKNLIDFVYSSELFKELREYFLETNKTSIDKVVTKPNNND; via the coding sequence ATGATTGAAGTAAAAGATTTAAAGAAAAGTTTCGATGGCATAGAGGTTCTAAAAGGCATCAGTACCACTTTTGAAACGGGTAAAGTAAACCTCATCATCGGGCAGAGTGGTTCGGGAAAAACAGTTTTCCTTAAAAGTTTGTTGAATGTATTTCAGCCGACTTCGGGGGAAATACTTTTCGATGGCAGAAACATTAACAACATGTCACGCGAAGAAAAACAGGGACTACGGTCAGAGATCGGCACTGTATTCCAGGGGAGCGCACTATTTGACTCCATGACGGTGGAAGAAAACATAGCCTTCCCGTTAGATATGTTCACCAACCTGTCTTACCGCGAGAAAAAAAGACGCGTGCTTGAAGTGATTGGCCGTGTACATCTTGAAAAAGCCAACCGTAAATATCCTTCTGAAATTTCAGGCGGCATGCAGAAAAGGGTGGCAATTGCACGCGCGATCGTAAACAACCCGAAATATTTGTTCTGCGATGAACCGAACTCGGGGCTCGATCCTTATACTTCGAATATCATTGATGATTTGCTGATGGAGATCACCAAAGAATATAATACAACTACCATCATCAACTCGCACGACATGAACTCGGTGATGACAATTGGCGAGAAAATTGTATATCTGCGATTAGGCATCAAGGAATGGGAAGGCAATAAAGACATCCTGATTAATGCAGGCAATAAGAACCTGATTGATTTCGTTTACTCTTCGGAACTTTTCAAAGAACTGCGCGAGTACTTCCTTGAGACCAACAAAACGTCAATTGATAAGGTTGTAACCAAACCTAATAATAATGACTAA
- a CDS encoding MlaE family ABC transporter permease produces MLKKFLGELGGYFLLMSKTIKRPQKSSVFGKLFMREINDLGVNSFGLVLFTSIFVGAVVAIQMSNNFKASTFPIPNSFIGYATKVVLILEFAPTIISVILAGKVGSYIASSIGTMRVTEQIDALDIMGVNSPNFLILPKIIASVVFNPLLIAISIVFGIWGGYLAGVATGSWSKADYITGIQMYMPQHFIWYAFFKTAVFAFLIATIPAFFGYNVKGGSLEVGRASTQAVVWTIVAIIITNLILTQMFLS; encoded by the coding sequence ATGTTAAAAAAATTTTTGGGCGAGTTGGGCGGTTATTTCCTCCTGATGTCAAAAACCATAAAACGCCCGCAGAAATCATCTGTTTTCGGTAAACTTTTCATGCGGGAAATCAATGATTTGGGCGTTAATTCTTTCGGGCTCGTACTCTTCACCTCTATATTTGTAGGGGCGGTTGTAGCTATTCAGATGTCTAACAACTTCAAGGCATCCACCTTCCCAATCCCTAATTCGTTCATCGGTTATGCTACCAAAGTGGTATTGATACTGGAGTTTGCTCCTACCATCATATCGGTAATCTTAGCCGGAAAAGTAGGCTCATATATCGCCTCAAGTATCGGGACCATGCGCGTGACGGAACAGATTGACGCGCTGGACATTATGGGCGTAAACTCCCCAAACTTCCTTATTTTACCTAAAATAATTGCCAGCGTAGTCTTTAACCCATTACTTATCGCGATCAGTATCGTATTTGGTATCTGGGGTGGTTACCTGGCAGGTGTTGCTACCGGAAGCTGGAGCAAGGCAGATTATATTACCGGGATACAGATGTATATGCCACAACATTTCATTTGGTATGCTTTCTTTAAAACAGCGGTATTCGCGTTCCTTATCGCCACCATCCCCGCGTTTTTCGGGTATAACGTAAAAGGTGGCTCGTTAGAAGTGGGCCGCGCAAGTACACAAGCGGTAGTATGGACGATCGTAGCCATCATTATCACCAATTTAATTTTAACCCAAATGTTCCTCAGCTGA
- a CDS encoding exopolysaccharide biosynthesis polyprenyl glycosylphosphotransferase has translation MQKIRYSRYFKLVIILLDVLVIAGVFLFYFIRNHKEQYTADVWEQNIFTILLLTFFWILLSGRTKLYSVARNLTYTIYLERLITHIFIFIFGVMLMAKVSNNNFLGRDQFYIAIWLFFMLFFVKSIIFFMLKYLRTLGINYRNVMFLSKDASTEILKDILKQRKDYGFKIFEYPDQQTLDFDQLIDFWHLHGIHTVYLSTAGFEKHEEREIYRLAELHKVRISLVPSASRNNFFQYDLAYIDMQPILLRSKFPLDFLTNIVLKRTFDIAFSIVILVLIASWLFPLIAFLIKLDSKGPVFFIQKRYGFHDGVFNCIKFRTMYAYKDAVQTTTGKNDPRITKIGRFLRKTSLDEMPQFINVLKGEMSVVGPRPHMLLVDDFYKLKIGRYSVRSLVRPGVTGLAQVNGLRGDSGNMDIKMQKRILADAFYVKNWSFMLDLVIIFKTVFLVLGGDKNAN, from the coding sequence ATGCAGAAAATTCGGTATTCCAGGTACTTTAAACTTGTCATCATTTTATTGGATGTACTGGTTATTGCCGGGGTATTTCTTTTTTATTTCATAAGGAATCATAAGGAACAATATACAGCAGATGTCTGGGAGCAGAACATCTTCACGATACTTTTGCTGACATTCTTCTGGATCTTACTGAGTGGGCGCACCAAACTTTACTCCGTCGCACGGAATCTTACATATACCATCTACCTCGAGCGGTTAATCACCCATATATTCATCTTTATTTTTGGCGTCATGCTAATGGCCAAAGTAAGTAACAATAATTTCTTGGGTAGAGATCAGTTTTATATCGCCATTTGGCTGTTTTTCATGCTGTTCTTCGTGAAATCTATTATATTTTTCATGCTGAAGTATCTGCGGACGCTGGGGATCAACTACCGGAATGTAATGTTCCTGAGCAAAGATGCTTCCACAGAAATCCTTAAAGACATCTTGAAGCAAAGGAAAGATTATGGTTTTAAAATTTTTGAATATCCGGACCAGCAGACTCTGGATTTCGATCAACTGATTGATTTTTGGCACCTGCATGGGATCCACACAGTATATCTTTCCACAGCAGGTTTTGAAAAACACGAAGAACGGGAGATTTACAGACTGGCCGAACTTCATAAAGTACGCATATCATTAGTCCCAAGCGCTTCCCGAAATAATTTTTTTCAATACGACTTGGCTTATATCGATATGCAGCCGATATTGCTGCGCTCAAAATTTCCGTTAGATTTCCTCACGAACATTGTCCTGAAAAGGACTTTTGACATTGCCTTTTCCATAGTTATCCTAGTCCTCATCGCCAGTTGGCTATTCCCATTAATTGCCTTTTTGATAAAACTTGACAGCAAAGGACCCGTTTTTTTCATACAGAAAAGATATGGCTTTCATGATGGGGTGTTTAACTGTATTAAATTCCGTACGATGTATGCATACAAAGATGCTGTACAGACAACGACTGGTAAAAATGACCCGCGGATTACAAAAATCGGCAGGTTTCTACGCAAAACCAGTCTGGATGAGATGCCACAGTTCATCAACGTACTGAAAGGTGAGATGTCGGTTGTAGGACCACGTCCCCATATGTTGCTGGTGGATGACTTCTATAAACTTAAAATTGGCAGATATTCGGTACGAAGTTTGGTGAGACCGGGTGTAACCGGGCTTGCGCAGGTAAACGGGCTTCGGGGCGACAGCGGAAATATGGATATTAAAATGCAGAAACGTATACTGGCGGATGCTTTTTACGTAAAAAACTGGAGTTTCATGCTCGATTTGGTGATTATCTTTAAAACAGTGTTTTTAGTTCTGGGCGGAGATAAAAATGCCAATTAA
- a CDS encoding 7-carboxy-7-deazaguanine synthase QueE, whose product MTKEEENILMKEGKMLPVMEHFYTLQGEGAHTGKAAYFIRLGGCDVGCHWCDVKESWDPDLHPLMSAEYIAETAAAHCKTIILTGGEPLMWNLDILTGRLKELGCTIHIETSGAYPVSGTLDWITLSPKKTGLPLPEIYNLAKELKVIVFNNNDFKFAEEQAAKVAPTCRLYLQSEWSKRNEMYPKITDFILANPKWQASVQTHKYLNIP is encoded by the coding sequence ATGACTAAAGAAGAAGAAAATATCTTAATGAAAGAAGGGAAAATGCTTCCGGTGATGGAGCATTTTTATACCTTACAGGGCGAAGGTGCCCATACCGGCAAAGCCGCCTATTTCATTCGTCTGGGTGGCTGCGATGTAGGCTGCCACTGGTGCGACGTGAAAGAAAGTTGGGACCCAGACCTGCACCCGCTGATGAGTGCCGAATATATCGCCGAAACTGCCGCGGCACACTGCAAAACCATTATTTTAACCGGTGGCGAACCACTGATGTGGAATCTCGATATACTAACCGGCAGATTGAAGGAACTGGGCTGTACGATACATATAGAAACTTCTGGCGCGTACCCTGTAAGCGGTACTTTGGATTGGATTACCCTTTCTCCCAAAAAAACTGGTTTACCGCTCCCCGAAATTTACAATCTCGCAAAAGAGTTGAAAGTCATCGTGTTCAACAATAATGACTTTAAGTTCGCAGAAGAACAGGCTGCCAAAGTAGCACCCACATGTAGACTGTATCTACAAAGCGAGTGGAGCAAACGTAATGAAATGTATCCTAAGATCACCGACTTTATCCTTGCAAACCCTAAATGGCAGGCTTCAGTACAGACACATAAATATTTGAATATTCCATAA
- a CDS encoding bifunctional 5,10-methylenetetrahydrofolate dehydrogenase/5,10-methenyltetrahydrofolate cyclohydrolase encodes MTQILDGLKVSKEIKKEIREEVKKIVAAKRRPPHLVAILVGHNGASIAYVNNKIKDCEEVGFRSSLIKFPSTVSEAELLEKIHELNLSKEVDGFIVQLPLPPQIDQERIIMAIDPRKDVDGFHPENFGKMALEMDTFLPATPFGILTLLERYQIDTKGKHCVIIGRSRIVGKPMSILMGRKDFPGNATVTLTHSYTPHIEEFTKNADIVITALGDPGFLKADMIKKGAIIIDVGITRIDDDSPKGYYLAGDVDFESCRAIASAITPVPGGVGPMTRAMLMKNTILAYKTSVYND; translated from the coding sequence ATGACACAGATTCTCGATGGACTTAAAGTTTCAAAGGAAATAAAGAAAGAAATCCGCGAAGAAGTTAAGAAGATAGTAGCTGCAAAACGCCGTCCACCACATCTAGTGGCGATCCTTGTAGGACACAACGGTGCCAGCATTGCCTATGTGAACAACAAAATAAAGGATTGCGAAGAAGTAGGTTTCCGTTCTTCCCTGATAAAATTCCCGAGTACGGTTTCAGAAGCTGAACTGCTCGAGAAAATACATGAATTGAACCTTTCTAAAGAAGTAGATGGCTTTATTGTTCAGTTGCCATTACCACCACAGATCGACCAAGAAAGAATCATTATGGCGATTGACCCCAGGAAAGACGTGGATGGCTTTCACCCGGAAAATTTCGGGAAAATGGCTCTTGAAATGGATACCTTTCTACCGGCAACGCCATTCGGCATCCTCACACTTCTTGAAAGATACCAGATTGATACAAAGGGTAAGCATTGCGTCATCATTGGTCGCAGCAGAATTGTCGGCAAACCCATGAGTATCCTGATGGGGCGCAAGGATTTCCCAGGCAACGCTACTGTAACACTCACACACTCCTACACCCCTCATATCGAGGAGTTTACTAAAAACGCCGACATCGTAATCACCGCCCTGGGTGACCCTGGTTTCCTAAAAGCGGATATGATTAAAAAAGGGGCCATCATCATCGATGTCGGAATTACCAGGATTGATGATGATTCGCCAAAGGGCTATTACCTGGCCGGTGACGTAGACTTTGAAAGCTGCCGTGCAATCGCCTCTGCCATCACTCCTGTACCGGGAGGCGTAGGACCCATGACGCGCGCCATGCTGATGAAAAACACCATCCTGGCATACAAAACCTCTGTTTATAATGACTAA
- the pgi gene encoding glucose-6-phosphate isomerase, with translation MLPKINPLHTQAWQNLEAHFSQHDFELRKLFQENPHRFSEFSVKRDGYLFDYSKNLINQETIDLLLQLAEETQLKNAISAMFSGEKINETEGRAVLHTALRDFTEEPIMVDGENIKPAVRKVLHHMKAFSTRVISGDHKGFTGKQMTDIVNIGIGGSDLGPVMVCSALKHFKTRLNVHFVSNVDGNHIAETLKNLDPETTLFIIASKTFTTQETMTNAESAKDWFLRSAQQEDVAKHFVALSTNVPAVKEFGIAEENIFEFWDWVGGRYSLWSAIGLSIVLSIGYDNFEQLLKGAHETDIHFKTADFKENVPVLMGLLGIWYRNFYTASTHAVLPYSQYLDRFPAYLQQGDMESNGKSVDRNGAYVEYETGPIIWGEPGTNGQHAFYQLIHQGTELIPADFIAYAKSCNNVSDHQDKLLANFFAQTEALAFGKYEDEVKAELEVAGKSTEEIEKLLNYKVFSGDSPTNSFIFNELNPFSLGQLIALYEHKIFVQGIIWNIFSFDQFGVELGKVLAGKILSELKDTENISSHDSSTNGLMNYYKTQR, from the coding sequence ATGCTACCTAAAATCAACCCTCTCCACACGCAGGCCTGGCAAAATCTTGAAGCACATTTTTCCCAGCACGATTTTGAACTTAGGAAGTTATTTCAGGAAAACCCTCACCGTTTCTCGGAATTTTCTGTAAAGCGTGATGGTTATCTGTTTGATTACTCGAAGAATCTCATCAATCAAGAGACTATTGACCTACTGCTGCAACTGGCCGAGGAAACCCAATTAAAGAATGCCATAAGTGCGATGTTTTCGGGAGAAAAAATTAATGAAACCGAAGGCCGGGCGGTACTTCATACGGCATTGCGCGATTTCACGGAAGAGCCCATAATGGTAGATGGTGAAAACATAAAACCGGCCGTTAGGAAAGTACTGCATCACATGAAGGCTTTTTCTACACGTGTGATATCCGGCGATCATAAAGGATTTACAGGAAAACAGATGACCGATATAGTAAATATTGGTATTGGCGGATCAGATCTAGGTCCTGTAATGGTGTGTTCCGCATTGAAGCATTTTAAAACCCGCTTGAATGTACATTTTGTCTCTAATGTAGATGGCAATCACATCGCCGAAACGCTGAAAAACCTCGATCCGGAAACTACGCTTTTCATCATCGCATCAAAAACATTTACCACACAGGAAACCATGACGAATGCGGAATCTGCCAAAGATTGGTTTCTGCGAAGCGCACAGCAAGAGGATGTAGCGAAGCATTTCGTAGCGTTATCAACGAATGTTCCAGCGGTGAAAGAGTTTGGCATCGCGGAGGAAAATATATTTGAGTTTTGGGATTGGGTTGGCGGACGCTACTCCTTGTGGAGTGCGATCGGGCTAAGCATTGTACTTTCTATAGGATATGATAATTTCGAGCAGTTATTAAAGGGGGCACACGAAACGGATATACATTTTAAAACAGCCGATTTTAAAGAAAATGTACCCGTTTTAATGGGGCTTTTAGGTATTTGGTACCGCAATTTCTACACAGCCAGCACACATGCGGTACTCCCTTATTCACAGTACCTGGATCGTTTCCCGGCTTATCTACAGCAGGGAGATATGGAAAGTAACGGAAAGTCAGTAGACAGAAATGGCGCATACGTAGAGTACGAGACCGGCCCTATTATTTGGGGCGAACCTGGGACTAATGGTCAGCACGCATTTTACCAGCTCATACATCAGGGGACTGAACTTATTCCGGCAGATTTTATTGCCTATGCCAAATCCTGCAACAACGTGTCTGATCATCAGGACAAGCTGCTGGCCAACTTTTTTGCGCAGACAGAGGCGCTGGCATTCGGTAAATATGAAGATGAAGTTAAAGCCGAACTGGAAGTTGCGGGCAAATCAACTGAAGAAATTGAAAAACTTTTAAATTATAAAGTCTTTAGCGGAGACTCCCCTACCAATTCTTTCATTTTCAATGAGTTAAATCCGTTTTCACTAGGTCAGCTCATTGCGCTTTACGAGCATAAAATCTTCGTTCAAGGGATTATTTGGAACATCTTCAGCTTTGACCAGTTTGGGGTAGAACTTGGCAAAGTGCTGGCAGGAAAAATTTTGTCGGAACTGAAAGACACGGAAAATATTTCCTCACACGATTCCTCCACCAACGGGTTGATGAATTATTATAAAACGCAGAGATAA
- a CDS encoding peptidylprolyl isomerase has product MAILGEIRSRPWLLMGIIALAMLAFVVNPDSIEKLFGAKPGVYGEVNGEEITKEEYDDQLFILQQQAQQQGQPDTGLEEQAWQMLVQSKLIKQQFEKMGLTLTEDMFWNQLQFDPMFAQNQENFDAKGNFKVQEIKKQIADLQSSGNVEMYNNWLRARRAIEYRMMARQVFANVSTGITASKKEAEEMMRQRDQVANIDFVKIDYNNFAQKNPVKVTTQDLADYIKKHPILFKRDASRNLGLVYFPAAASPQDEAATQAEINKLFNQGTDVSEGKENFLNTTNDSMFIALHSDMPFNPQYFSADQLPATIKDKVASAAVGTTFGPYKEQNFYVVSKLLDKKPSDSTLSRHILITYKGNQAGANETRSKEEAKKLADSIGAVVKANPAKFTEFLKYSSDPGSAAQGGSVGWTTPATPFVPEFLSFLANNGKGATGVVETQFGYHIINIEDKKSGAMTYKVANLVKAIKPSDKTENEVYTKATRFIQQVQGKSFNDFSNLAKKANYQFLNPKEIGRFQGQLPGLGTDKDQEIIAWAFNKKREKGDTEIFTVDGTGDRVIAYLNGIQDAGTADPEAVRDQIEPIVRNKKLAKIISDKINASKATSLDQIAKQFGTSKLAGQVNMLSPQVAGAMEPRVAGAAFGVAKGKLSMPVEGMTGVYVLVKNSETVNKQPGDIKQVTEAIASQNSQQFGQALLKSLQANAKIKDYRIELYNQAAQQ; this is encoded by the coding sequence ATGGCAATTTTAGGAGAGATTAGAAGCAGACCTTGGCTCTTGATGGGTATTATTGCGTTGGCAATGTTGGCTTTCGTGGTAAATCCGGATAGTATTGAGAAGCTATTCGGCGCAAAACCCGGTGTATATGGCGAAGTGAACGGGGAGGAAATTACTAAGGAAGAGTATGATGATCAGCTCTTTATCCTTCAACAGCAGGCCCAACAACAAGGGCAGCCCGATACCGGTCTCGAAGAGCAGGCCTGGCAGATGCTGGTACAGTCGAAATTAATTAAGCAGCAGTTTGAGAAAATGGGACTTACTTTAACCGAAGATATGTTCTGGAATCAGCTGCAGTTTGATCCTATGTTTGCCCAAAACCAAGAGAACTTTGATGCCAAAGGGAACTTCAAGGTTCAGGAAATAAAAAAACAGATTGCCGATTTGCAAAGCAGCGGCAACGTAGAAATGTACAACAACTGGCTGCGTGCGCGTAGAGCGATTGAGTACCGAATGATGGCGCGCCAGGTATTTGCCAACGTCTCCACAGGGATTACCGCAAGCAAGAAAGAAGCTGAGGAAATGATGCGCCAGCGCGACCAGGTAGCCAATATCGACTTTGTGAAAATAGATTATAATAACTTCGCACAGAAAAATCCTGTAAAAGTAACTACACAGGATCTGGCAGATTATATTAAAAAGCACCCCATCCTTTTCAAACGTGATGCGAGCAGAAACCTAGGTCTTGTATATTTCCCGGCAGCAGCCAGTCCACAGGATGAAGCAGCGACTCAGGCAGAAATCAACAAGCTTTTCAACCAAGGTACTGATGTGAGTGAGGGTAAAGAGAACTTCCTGAATACGACCAATGACTCGATGTTTATAGCTCTCCACAGTGATATGCCATTCAATCCGCAGTATTTTTCAGCAGACCAGTTACCGGCTACCATCAAAGATAAAGTGGCAAGTGCCGCGGTAGGTACAACCTTCGGTCCATACAAAGAGCAGAATTTCTACGTAGTTTCTAAATTATTAGATAAAAAACCATCCGATTCTACACTTTCCCGCCATATCCTTATTACTTACAAAGGAAACCAAGCCGGCGCCAATGAAACCAGAAGTAAGGAGGAAGCTAAAAAACTTGCAGATTCTATCGGGGCAGTTGTAAAAGCAAATCCTGCTAAATTCACCGAGTTTTTGAAATACTCCTCAGATCCCGGCTCCGCAGCACAGGGTGGAAGCGTGGGTTGGACGACTCCTGCCACGCCTTTCGTTCCTGAATTCCTGAGCTTCCTTGCCAATAATGGTAAAGGCGCGACAGGGGTGGTGGAAACACAGTTCGGTTATCACATCATCAATATCGAAGACAAAAAATCTGGTGCGATGACGTATAAAGTGGCTAATTTGGTAAAAGCCATCAAACCATCTGACAAAACAGAGAATGAAGTTTATACCAAAGCCACAAGATTCATTCAGCAGGTGCAGGGCAAGTCATTTAACGATTTCTCTAACTTGGCTAAAAAGGCCAACTACCAATTCTTGAATCCAAAAGAAATCGGTCGTTTCCAAGGGCAATTGCCAGGTTTGGGTACCGATAAGGATCAGGAAATCATCGCTTGGGCATTCAACAAGAAGCGCGAAAAAGGCGATACGGAAATATTTACTGTAGATGGTACTGGTGACCGAGTTATAGCTTACCTAAATGGCATCCAGGATGCCGGAACTGCAGATCCTGAAGCGGTAAGAGACCAAATTGAGCCAATTGTCAGAAACAAGAAACTCGCTAAGATCATCTCTGATAAAATAAATGCAAGCAAAGCGACAAGCCTTGACCAGATTGCAAAACAGTTTGGGACTTCCAAACTTGCTGGACAAGTGAATATGCTGAGCCCACAGGTAGCCGGAGCGATGGAACCACGCGTGGCTGGTGCCGCTTTTGGTGTAGCAAAAGGCAAACTCTCCATGCCGGTAGAAGGTATGACTGGTGTTTACGTTCTCGTGAAAAACTCTGAGACGGTGAACAAACAACCAGGCGATATCAAGCAAGTGACAGAAGCCATCGCCAGCCAAAATTCACAACAGTTTGGGCAGGCGCTGCTGAAGAGCCTTCAGGCAAATGCAAAAATTAAAGACTACAGAATCGAGTTGTATAACCAGGCAGCTCAACAATAA
- a CDS encoding MlaD family protein has product MKFTKEIKAGLIAVLAIIGFVILFQFMKGKSLFTTDNIFYAKFDNVEGLEASNPVSINGLKVGQVDEIVPITQKDGRIHFVVKVTVDDNFKFSRKSTLEIFEPGLMSGKQMRVNLAYGGDTAKDGDTLNGAFKLSMMNNISSQVGPVKDQLQIVLKRVDSLTNNANQLLNDDNKAEIRALLINLNRTVASFEGTSRQTNALLANNDPRIQAMLDNANLATISARTAIDKYGRVAEQVDVQKLNNTIDRLSVTADKLNGVISGIQNGEGSLGKLAKDEELYRNLNESSANLNNLILDLKANPKRYLNFSVFGKNSSTKD; this is encoded by the coding sequence GTGAAGTTCACCAAAGAAATAAAAGCAGGTTTAATCGCTGTTTTGGCGATAATAGGGTTTGTAATCCTTTTTCAGTTCATGAAGGGCAAAAGCCTTTTTACAACCGATAATATTTTTTATGCAAAGTTTGATAATGTAGAAGGTCTGGAGGCTTCCAATCCCGTCTCGATTAATGGATTAAAAGTTGGTCAGGTCGATGAGATTGTACCCATTACCCAGAAAGACGGGCGCATACATTTTGTAGTGAAGGTAACGGTGGATGATAACTTTAAGTTTTCAAGGAAATCCACACTTGAGATTTTTGAACCCGGCCTGATGTCGGGGAAACAAATGCGGGTGAATTTAGCGTATGGCGGCGATACCGCGAAAGATGGCGATACCTTGAACGGCGCGTTTAAACTTTCGATGATGAACAACATTTCGTCTCAGGTAGGTCCGGTAAAAGATCAACTACAGATTGTATTGAAAAGGGTAGACTCCCTTACTAACAATGCCAACCAATTGCTGAATGATGACAATAAGGCGGAAATCCGCGCGCTGCTGATCAATCTTAACCGTACCGTAGCTTCTTTCGAGGGGACATCGCGCCAGACCAATGCCTTACTTGCAAATAACGATCCGCGTATCCAGGCCATGCTTGATAACGCAAATTTGGCCACCATCAGTGCCAGAACCGCTATTGACAAATATGGTCGCGTTGCCGAGCAGGTAGATGTGCAGAAATTAAACAATACCATTGACCGACTTAGTGTAACGGCCGACAAACTGAACGGTGTTATTTCCGGCATACAAAATGGGGAAGGATCTCTTGGTAAACTTGCCAAAGATGAAGAACTTTACCGGAACTTGAATGAGTCTTCAGCCAATCTTAATAATTTAATCTTAGACCTGAAGGCAAACCCGAAGAGATACCTAAACTTCTCGGTATTCGGTAAAAACAGCAGTACAAAAGACTAA